Proteins found in one Maridesulfovibrio sp. genomic segment:
- a CDS encoding 1-deoxy-D-xylulose-5-phosphate reductoisomerase, with protein MQTYISPWPADAKLPEFPRSVSILGSTGSIGTSTLKVIEQHPDLFKVTALAGARNAKLLAEQAIKHRPKYLAVLNDEAAAELKSLLPADYKPEILTGPAAYITLSELDEVSIVLSSIVGAAGFEPTLAAANKGKMIALANKESLVLGGHIIREACHRTGATILPVDSEHNALFQGLCGHNTDEVSRLILTASGGPFRGKSKEFLETVTRDQALAHPNWDMGAKISIDSATLMNKGLEFIEACHLYGMPPEQVDVVVHPQSIIHSLVEYVDGSQLAHLGVPDMQIPIAFCMCFPKRVPLELKQLNLAEVGTLTFEKPDLNVFPCLKHAADSFAAGQSYPIVLNAANEVAVDLFLKEKISFLDIPAIIGNALNDHAGCDVSEADAVLELDIKTRRDVMDSIV; from the coding sequence TTGCAAACATATATTTCTCCCTGGCCGGCAGATGCAAAACTCCCGGAATTTCCCAGATCAGTTTCAATTCTGGGCAGCACCGGATCCATCGGGACCAGTACCCTCAAAGTAATTGAACAGCACCCCGACCTTTTCAAAGTTACAGCACTTGCCGGAGCCAGAAATGCCAAATTGCTGGCAGAGCAGGCGATCAAACATCGCCCGAAATATCTCGCTGTGCTTAACGATGAAGCAGCCGCGGAATTGAAAAGCCTTCTCCCCGCTGACTACAAGCCGGAAATCCTTACGGGACCAGCCGCTTATATCACTCTTTCCGAACTGGACGAGGTATCAATAGTACTTTCCTCCATCGTCGGAGCAGCAGGTTTTGAGCCGACCCTCGCCGCCGCAAACAAAGGCAAGATGATCGCTCTGGCAAACAAAGAATCGCTGGTACTTGGTGGTCACATCATTCGCGAGGCCTGCCATCGGACAGGAGCCACAATCCTCCCTGTAGACTCCGAGCACAATGCTCTTTTTCAGGGACTTTGCGGACACAATACTGACGAAGTCAGCAGGTTGATCCTGACTGCTTCCGGCGGACCTTTCCGGGGCAAATCAAAGGAATTTCTCGAAACCGTCACCCGTGATCAGGCACTTGCCCACCCGAACTGGGATATGGGCGCAAAAATAAGCATTGATTCCGCAACCCTTATGAACAAGGGGCTGGAATTTATAGAAGCCTGCCACCTCTATGGCATGCCGCCGGAACAGGTCGATGTTGTTGTCCATCCGCAATCAATCATCCACTCTCTTGTTGAATATGTGGACGGATCACAGCTTGCGCATCTCGGAGTCCCGGACATGCAGATCCCTATCGCCTTCTGCATGTGCTTTCCGAAACGTGTTCCCCTTGAACTCAAACAACTTAACCTGGCTGAAGTGGGAACCCTGACCTTTGAAAAACCTGACCTCAACGTCTTCCCATGCCTAAAACATGCGGCGGATTCTTTCGCAGCCGGTCAGAGCTATCCCATCGTACTTAACGCGGCAAATGAAGTCGCGGTAGACCTTTTCCTTAAAGAAAAAATCAGCTTTCTGGACATTCCGGCCATCATCGGTAACGCACTGAATGACCATGCCGGATGCGATGTCAGCGAAGCTGATGCTGTTCTGGAACTGGACATCAAAACCAGACGGGATGTCATGGACTCCATCGTCTAA
- the tsaB gene encoding tRNA (adenosine(37)-N6)-threonylcarbamoyltransferase complex dimerization subunit type 1 TsaB: MSVSLEEKDEILLVINGTEETLQIITAKRENEEEPFSLLEAKTLVVPGRSVNFMVPSIRDSLNLFGYSCRDVSRIALLAGPGSFTGLRLTFAAAAGISAGCGCPVSALEYLPILAKGAAIVSGMPVWAVTHSRKMQVYIQGFEAINKSGELIPITPPLPVKIHEAGKIILSHKQETAVLAGSGLTKNKTFFDDFLAENPQYTAMPSRFNIPALQDLLDAAEHADYSHIMPVPMYLRGSDAEENLEMITSKRGISIEAAREQLKDVTPH, encoded by the coding sequence ATGAGTGTATCATTAGAAGAGAAAGACGAAATCCTGCTGGTCATAAACGGCACGGAAGAAACATTACAAATCATTACCGCCAAGCGTGAAAACGAAGAAGAACCGTTTTCACTGCTGGAGGCAAAGACGCTTGTTGTACCCGGACGTTCGGTCAACTTCATGGTCCCTTCCATTCGTGATTCATTAAACCTATTCGGATACAGCTGCCGGGATGTTTCCCGCATAGCCCTGCTTGCAGGACCGGGGAGCTTCACCGGACTGCGGCTGACATTTGCCGCTGCCGCAGGAATTTCTGCTGGATGCGGTTGCCCGGTAAGTGCCTTGGAATACCTTCCCATCCTTGCAAAAGGGGCTGCCATTGTCAGCGGGATGCCGGTCTGGGCTGTTACTCATTCAAGAAAAATGCAGGTATATATTCAAGGATTTGAAGCTATAAACAAATCCGGAGAACTTATTCCCATAACCCCTCCGCTGCCGGTTAAAATCCACGAGGCTGGAAAGATTATCCTTTCCCATAAGCAGGAAACAGCTGTGCTCGCCGGAAGCGGCCTTACAAAGAACAAAACCTTTTTTGATGACTTTTTGGCTGAAAATCCACAGTACACAGCCATGCCTTCAAGGTTCAACATACCGGCGTTGCAGGATCTGCTTGATGCTGCAGAACATGCCGATTATTCACATATAATGCCCGTACCTATGTACCTTCGAGGTTCGGATGCCGAAGAGAACCTCGAAATGATCACCAGCAAACGGGGTATCTCCATTGAAGCGGCACGGGAGCAATTGAAAGACGTGACTCCGCACTAA
- the rseP gene encoding RIP metalloprotease RseP, producing MAWIVDFILVLGGLIFFHELGHFLAARLLGIGVKTFSLGFGPRIAGFSWGSTNYRLSLIPLGGYVSLAGEERDMTEDSGFKEKELFMSRPPWHRMIVVAAGPLFNFVLAWFIFWGIIISNGQMGLAPTVGQLQPDSPALSAGIEVGDKVLNIEGHKIVFWTDLAETIQNSQSDTLEFVINRDGNIKHISVKPKVQELKNIFGETIRRPVVGIVASGESKTVEMNGIDGATAATEQTWNVTKLICTSIVKMVERVVPMDSIGGPIMIAQAIKQQSERGLLELLQFTAFISINLGLLNLLPIPVLDGGHLLFFSLETILRKPLNEKLQAAATRVGLLLLLCLMGFAIFNDIVRTLSSK from the coding sequence ATGGCTTGGATAGTTGATTTTATTCTGGTTCTCGGCGGTCTTATTTTCTTCCACGAGCTTGGACATTTCCTTGCGGCACGTCTGCTGGGCATCGGTGTTAAAACTTTTTCACTTGGATTCGGTCCTAGAATTGCCGGCTTCAGTTGGGGTAGCACCAACTACCGCCTATCACTGATCCCACTTGGTGGATACGTCAGCCTTGCAGGTGAAGAACGGGACATGACCGAGGACAGCGGATTCAAGGAAAAAGAACTTTTCATGAGCCGCCCGCCGTGGCATCGCATGATCGTGGTTGCCGCCGGTCCCCTTTTCAACTTCGTCCTTGCATGGTTTATCTTCTGGGGAATTATCATCAGCAACGGCCAGATGGGTCTTGCTCCGACCGTAGGTCAACTGCAGCCGGACAGCCCTGCCTTAAGTGCGGGAATCGAGGTTGGAGATAAAGTTCTGAATATTGAAGGCCATAAAATCGTCTTCTGGACTGATCTGGCTGAAACAATTCAGAACAGCCAGTCCGACACTCTTGAATTTGTTATCAACCGAGACGGAAACATAAAACACATTTCTGTAAAGCCCAAGGTACAGGAACTTAAAAATATTTTCGGCGAAACAATCCGTAGGCCGGTTGTGGGCATTGTAGCTTCAGGAGAGTCTAAAACCGTTGAAATGAACGGGATAGACGGAGCTACAGCAGCCACAGAGCAGACCTGGAATGTTACAAAGCTTATCTGCACCAGCATCGTAAAAATGGTCGAACGAGTCGTGCCAATGGATTCCATCGGCGGACCGATCATGATCGCGCAGGCAATCAAGCAGCAATCCGAACGCGGCCTGTTGGAACTGCTCCAGTTTACCGCATTCATCAGCATCAACCTCGGGTTGCTCAATCTGCTGCCAATACCGGTTCTAGATGGTGGACACCTGCTCTTTTTCAGTCTTGAAACCATCCTGCGCAAACCCCTTAATGAAAAACTTCAGGCCGCTGCAACACGTGTAGGTTTATTGCTGCTGCTCTGCCTGATGGGCTTTGCGATTTTTAATGACATTGTAAGAACACTGAGCAGTAAATGA